Proteins found in one Ovis aries strain OAR_USU_Benz2616 breed Rambouillet chromosome 19, ARS-UI_Ramb_v3.0, whole genome shotgun sequence genomic segment:
- the CSPG5 gene encoding chondroitin sulfate proteoglycan 5 isoform X2 produces the protein MGRAEGGGPGRGPPPLLLLLGVTLVLASGAAPVPEAGSAVEADTPVKSVPAWEPRANDTREKAGPPAAGKDETSRTAPGGEQALVGPGVGAEEALEASAAVTGTAWLEAESPGLGGVTAEAGSGDTQALPATLPTPDEALGPSSTSAATFEATEASEPPSPTPGDKPSPGPELPKESPMEVWLNLGGSTPDPHGPEPTYPFQGTLEPHPASDIIDIDYFEGLDGEGRGADLGSFPGSPGTSEHHPDPGGETPSWSLLDLYDDFTPFDESDFYPTTSFYDDLDEEEEEEEDKDAVGGGDLEDENDLVPTEKPGLGPGTGQPTSRWHAVPPQHTLGMVPGSSIALRPRPGEPGRDLAPSENGTVCRSGFVRHNGSCRSVCDLFPSYCHNGGQCYLVENIGAFCRCNTQDYIWHKGMRCESIITDFQVMCVAVGSAALVLLLLFMMTVFFAKKLYLLKTENTKLRRTNKFRTPSELHNDNFSLSTIAEGSHPNKSDLVIVKILCTDSEDSYHLMMKWSPGHCFSHRSDC, from the exons ATGGGCCGAGCCGAGGGCGGGGGCCCGGGCCGGGGGCcaccgccgctgctgctgcttctggggGTTACGCTGGTGCTCGCTTCTGGGGCCGCGCCGG tGCCTGAGGCGGGCAGCGCCGTCGAGGCAGACACGCCTGTGAAGAGCGTCCCGGCGTGGGAGCCGCGTGCTAACGACACGCGGGAGAAGGCCGGCCCACCAGCAGCTGGGAAAGATGAGACTTCTCGGACTGCGCCCGGCGGAGAGCAGGCCTTGGTGGGCCCTGGGGTCGGGGCTGAGGAGGCGCTGGAGGCGTCGGCGGCGGTGACAGGCACAGCCTGGCTGGAGGCCGAGAGCCCAGGCCTGGGCGGAGTGACCGCAGAGGCGGGCAGCGGCGACACCCAGGCCCTTCCAGCCACGCTTCCGACTCCCGACGAGGCCCTTGGGCCGTCCTCGACGTCCGCAGCCACCTTCGAGGCTACGGAAGCCAGTgaaccaccctcccccacccctggcgaCAAGCCAAGCCCAGGCCCTGAACTCCCCAAGGAGAGCCCCATGGAGGTTTGGCTGAACCTGGGAGGCAGCACACCTGACCCTCACGGGCCGGAGCCCACGTACCCCTTTCAGGGCACACTGGAGCCCCACCCAGCATCAGATATAATTGACATCGACTACTTCGAAGGATTGGATGGTGAGGGCCGTGGCGCCGACCTGGGGAGCTTCCCTGGGTCGCCAGGTACCTCAGAGCACCACCCTGATCCCGGGGGAGAGACCCCTTCCTGGAGCCTGCTTGACTTATACGATGACTTCACTCCCTTTGATGAGTCTGATTTCTACCCTACTACATCCTTCTATGATGACTTggatgaagaggaggaagaagaggaggacaaGGATGCAGTGGGAGGCGGAGACCTGGAAGATGAAAATGACCTAGTGCCCACTGAGAAGCCTGGTCTGGGGCCCGGGACAGGCCAGCCCACCAGTCGGTGGCACGCTGTCCCTCCACAGCATACTCTGGGCATGGTCCCGGGCAGCAGCATTGCCCTCAGGCCCCGCCCAGGAGAGCCAGGCAGGGACCTGGCCCCTAGCGAGAATGGCACTGTGTGCCGCAGTGGCTTTGTGAGACATAACGGCTCCTGCCGGTCAGTGTGCGACCTCTTCCCAAGTTACTGTCACAATGGCGGCCAGTGCTACCTGGTGGAGAACATTGGGGCCTTCTGCAG GTGCAACACGCAGGACTACATCTGGCACAAGGGGATGCGCTGCGAATCCATCATCACCGACTTCCAGGTGATGTGCGTGGCCGTCGGCTCGGCCGCCCTTGTGCTGCTCCTGCTGTTCATGATGACGGTGTTCTTTGCCAAGAAGCTCTACCTGCTCAAGACCGAGAATACCAAGCTGCGCAGGACCAA CAAATTCCGGACCCCATCTGAGCTCCACAATGATAACTTCTCCCTGTCCACCATTGCCGAGGGCTCTCACCCAAAC AAGTCAGACTTGGTCATAGTCAAGATCTTGTGCACTGACAGTGAAGACAGTTACCACCTTATGATGAAGTGGAGCCCTGGCCATTGCTTCAGCCACCGCAGTGACTGCTGA
- the CSPG5 gene encoding chondroitin sulfate proteoglycan 5 isoform X1 codes for MGRAEGGGPGRGPPPLLLLLGVTLVLASGAAPVPEAGSAVEADTPVKSVPAWEPRANDTREKAGPPAAGKDETSRTAPGGEQALVGPGVGAEEALEASAAVTGTAWLEAESPGLGGVTAEAGSGDTQALPATLPTPDEALGPSSTSAATFEATEASEPPSPTPGDKPSPGPELPKESPMEVWLNLGGSTPDPHGPEPTYPFQGTLEPHPASDIIDIDYFEGLDGEGRGADLGSFPGSPGTSEHHPDPGGETPSWSLLDLYDDFTPFDESDFYPTTSFYDDLDEEEEEEEDKDAVGGGDLEDENDLVPTEKPGLGPGTGQPTSRWHAVPPQHTLGMVPGSSIALRPRPGEPGRDLAPSENGTVCRSGFVRHNGSCRSVCDLFPSYCHNGGQCYLVENIGAFCRCNTQDYIWHKGMRCESIITDFQVMCVAVGSAALVLLLLFMMTVFFAKKLYLLKTENTKLRRTNKFRTPSELHNDNFSLSTIAEGSHPNDDSSAPHKIQEALKSCLKEEEPFNIQNSMSPKLEGGKGDPADLEVNCLQNNLT; via the exons ATGGGCCGAGCCGAGGGCGGGGGCCCGGGCCGGGGGCcaccgccgctgctgctgcttctggggGTTACGCTGGTGCTCGCTTCTGGGGCCGCGCCGG tGCCTGAGGCGGGCAGCGCCGTCGAGGCAGACACGCCTGTGAAGAGCGTCCCGGCGTGGGAGCCGCGTGCTAACGACACGCGGGAGAAGGCCGGCCCACCAGCAGCTGGGAAAGATGAGACTTCTCGGACTGCGCCCGGCGGAGAGCAGGCCTTGGTGGGCCCTGGGGTCGGGGCTGAGGAGGCGCTGGAGGCGTCGGCGGCGGTGACAGGCACAGCCTGGCTGGAGGCCGAGAGCCCAGGCCTGGGCGGAGTGACCGCAGAGGCGGGCAGCGGCGACACCCAGGCCCTTCCAGCCACGCTTCCGACTCCCGACGAGGCCCTTGGGCCGTCCTCGACGTCCGCAGCCACCTTCGAGGCTACGGAAGCCAGTgaaccaccctcccccacccctggcgaCAAGCCAAGCCCAGGCCCTGAACTCCCCAAGGAGAGCCCCATGGAGGTTTGGCTGAACCTGGGAGGCAGCACACCTGACCCTCACGGGCCGGAGCCCACGTACCCCTTTCAGGGCACACTGGAGCCCCACCCAGCATCAGATATAATTGACATCGACTACTTCGAAGGATTGGATGGTGAGGGCCGTGGCGCCGACCTGGGGAGCTTCCCTGGGTCGCCAGGTACCTCAGAGCACCACCCTGATCCCGGGGGAGAGACCCCTTCCTGGAGCCTGCTTGACTTATACGATGACTTCACTCCCTTTGATGAGTCTGATTTCTACCCTACTACATCCTTCTATGATGACTTggatgaagaggaggaagaagaggaggacaaGGATGCAGTGGGAGGCGGAGACCTGGAAGATGAAAATGACCTAGTGCCCACTGAGAAGCCTGGTCTGGGGCCCGGGACAGGCCAGCCCACCAGTCGGTGGCACGCTGTCCCTCCACAGCATACTCTGGGCATGGTCCCGGGCAGCAGCATTGCCCTCAGGCCCCGCCCAGGAGAGCCAGGCAGGGACCTGGCCCCTAGCGAGAATGGCACTGTGTGCCGCAGTGGCTTTGTGAGACATAACGGCTCCTGCCGGTCAGTGTGCGACCTCTTCCCAAGTTACTGTCACAATGGCGGCCAGTGCTACCTGGTGGAGAACATTGGGGCCTTCTGCAG GTGCAACACGCAGGACTACATCTGGCACAAGGGGATGCGCTGCGAATCCATCATCACCGACTTCCAGGTGATGTGCGTGGCCGTCGGCTCGGCCGCCCTTGTGCTGCTCCTGCTGTTCATGATGACGGTGTTCTTTGCCAAGAAGCTCTACCTGCTCAAGACCGAGAATACCAAGCTGCGCAGGACCAA CAAATTCCGGACCCCATCTGAGCTCCACAATGATAACTTCTCCCTGTCCACCATTGCCGAGGGCTCTCACCCAAAC